One stretch of Streptomyces sp. A2-16 DNA includes these proteins:
- a CDS encoding LacI family DNA-binding transcriptional regulator, whose amino-acid sequence MDRPPGMMDVAREAGVSHITVSRVVNGHPSVRPETRTRVEAAIQKLGYRRNSVARALKSRRSSTIGVVIVGSELFELPRILLGVETAAKQAGYWVSLASRQGESTAGDLMETLQRLTDQSVEAIAVVADRPGAVETLSGLSLGVPVAVVMSGSVAGPDLSSVEVDQELGARLAVRHLLGLGHRRIAHLTGALRTFDARARVEGWRAELSAAAAEGPLLEGDFSAESGFRLAHELCDADAGPPTAVFAGNDQMAMGALAAFAERGVRVPHDVSVVGFDDMKGAGYLVPALTTVRQDFVHLGTSAIELLVRRVGGEPPERQRITPRLVVRHSTAAPRSDT is encoded by the coding sequence ATGGACCGGCCGCCAGGCATGATGGACGTGGCCCGGGAGGCCGGCGTCTCGCACATCACCGTCTCCCGTGTCGTCAACGGCCATCCGTCGGTCCGGCCGGAGACCCGCACCCGGGTCGAGGCCGCGATCCAGAAGCTGGGATACCGCCGCAACAGCGTCGCCAGAGCCCTCAAGAGCCGGCGCTCCTCCACGATCGGCGTGGTGATCGTCGGATCGGAGCTGTTCGAGCTGCCGCGCATCCTGCTGGGCGTGGAGACGGCCGCCAAACAGGCCGGTTACTGGGTGAGCCTGGCCAGCCGGCAGGGCGAGAGCACCGCCGGTGACCTCATGGAGACGCTGCAACGGCTCACCGACCAGTCGGTGGAGGCGATCGCCGTCGTCGCCGACCGGCCCGGCGCCGTGGAGACGCTGTCCGGCCTCTCCCTCGGGGTCCCGGTGGCGGTGGTGATGTCCGGCAGCGTGGCCGGCCCCGACCTGAGTTCCGTCGAGGTCGACCAGGAACTCGGCGCGCGTCTCGCGGTCCGGCACCTCCTCGGCCTCGGACACCGTCGCATCGCCCATCTCACCGGAGCGCTGCGCACCTTCGACGCCCGGGCCCGCGTCGAGGGCTGGCGGGCCGAACTCAGCGCGGCGGCGGCCGAAGGACCCCTGCTGGAGGGCGACTTCAGCGCGGAGAGCGGCTTCCGGCTGGCCCACGAACTCTGCGACGCCGACGCCGGCCCGCCCACCGCGGTCTTCGCGGGCAACGACCAGATGGCCATGGGCGCGCTCGCGGCCTTCGCCGAACGCGGTGTGAGGGTGCCCCACGACGTGTCGGTCGTCGGCTTCGACGACATGAAGGGTGCCGGATACCTGGTGCCCGCCCTGACCACGGTCCGCCAGGACTTCGTCCATCTCGGCACCAGCGCCATCGAGCTTCTGGTGCGCAGGGTGGGCGGTGAGCCGCCGGAACGGCAGCGGATCACGCCCCGACTGGTCGTACGGCACAGCACCGCCGCACCCCGCTCGGACACCTGA
- a CDS encoding NAD-dependent malic enzyme, producing the protein MATPSPARARGTALLADPLLNKGTAFSAEERAELGLDGLLPPATETLDEQADRAYEAFLGYDKPLNRHIYLRQLQDTNEVLFYGLLTRHLEEMLPVVYTPTVGEACRRFSEIYRRPRGLFLTYEDRHRFREILRNRPGREVDVIVVTDGQRILGLGDQGVGGMGIPIGKLSLYTAIGGIHPARTLPILLDVGTDNEDLLAGEHYLGRRQHRVTGEAYDEMIEAFVSAVEAELPGTLLQWEDFATAHARPILARYQDRLLTFNDDIQGTAAVALGALTTATKVAGASLTDHRIVVLGAGSAAIGVADMIRTALVEEGLSEEEAADRFWFVDIDGLLVDSRTDLSPEQRVYARDDEEVRQWGADAPDLARVVGEVRPTVLIGLSTAHGAFTEEIVRTMAGACDRPVILPLSNPTSNAEADPADLARWTDGRALIAAGSPFPPLKVDGREVPVAQANNVYVFPAVGLAVAACRATRVTDRMMVAAARAVGDCAVRAGTDGATPLLPPLASMREAAREIALAVAQAAVEDGVAPGATEAELGEAIATTQWTPRYMT; encoded by the coding sequence ATGGCAACACCCAGCCCCGCGCGTGCCCGAGGAACCGCCCTGCTCGCCGACCCGCTGCTCAACAAGGGAACCGCCTTCAGCGCCGAGGAGCGCGCCGAACTCGGCCTCGACGGGCTGCTCCCACCGGCCACGGAGACACTCGACGAGCAGGCGGACCGGGCGTACGAGGCGTTCCTCGGATACGACAAGCCGCTCAACCGGCACATCTACCTGCGCCAGCTCCAGGACACCAACGAGGTGCTCTTCTACGGGCTGCTCACCCGGCACCTGGAGGAGATGCTCCCCGTCGTCTACACCCCGACGGTGGGGGAGGCCTGCCGGCGCTTCAGCGAGATCTACCGCAGGCCGCGCGGTCTGTTCCTGACGTACGAGGACCGGCACCGCTTCCGGGAGATCCTGCGCAACCGGCCGGGCCGCGAGGTCGACGTCATCGTGGTCACCGACGGCCAGCGCATCCTGGGCCTCGGCGACCAGGGCGTCGGCGGCATGGGCATCCCCATCGGCAAGCTCAGCCTCTACACCGCCATCGGCGGCATCCACCCCGCCCGCACCCTGCCGATCCTCCTCGACGTCGGCACCGACAACGAGGACCTGCTGGCCGGCGAGCACTACCTCGGCCGCAGGCAGCACCGCGTCACCGGCGAGGCGTACGACGAGATGATCGAGGCGTTCGTCTCCGCCGTCGAGGCGGAACTGCCCGGCACCCTGCTCCAGTGGGAGGACTTCGCCACCGCCCACGCCCGGCCGATCCTCGCCCGCTACCAGGACCGGCTGCTCACCTTCAACGACGACATCCAGGGCACGGCGGCCGTGGCGCTGGGTGCGCTGACCACCGCCACGAAGGTCGCCGGAGCCTCCCTGACCGACCACCGGATCGTGGTCCTGGGTGCGGGATCGGCGGCGATCGGCGTCGCCGACATGATCCGTACCGCACTCGTGGAGGAGGGCCTCTCCGAGGAGGAGGCGGCCGACCGGTTCTGGTTCGTCGACATCGACGGCCTGCTGGTGGACTCCCGCACCGACCTCTCTCCCGAGCAGCGCGTCTACGCGCGCGACGACGAAGAGGTACGGCAGTGGGGCGCGGACGCACCCGACCTGGCCCGGGTCGTCGGCGAGGTGAGGCCGACGGTGCTGATCGGGCTCTCCACGGCGCACGGCGCCTTCACCGAGGAGATCGTGCGGACGATGGCCGGCGCCTGCGACCGGCCGGTGATCCTGCCGCTGTCCAACCCGACCTCGAACGCGGAGGCCGACCCCGCCGACCTCGCCCGCTGGACCGACGGCAGGGCCCTGATCGCCGCCGGCTCGCCCTTCCCGCCGCTGAAGGTGGACGGCCGGGAGGTACCGGTCGCCCAGGCCAACAACGTCTACGTCTTCCCCGCCGTCGGCCTCGCGGTCGCCGCCTGCCGGGCCACCCGGGTGACCGACCGCATGATGGTGGCGGCGGCCCGCGCCGTCGGGGACTGCGCGGTACGGGCGGGCACCGACGGAGCGACCCCGCTGCTGCCCCCGCTGGCGAGCATGCGGGAAGCCGCCCGCGAGATCGCTCTAGCGGTGGCGCAGGCCGCCGTCGAGGACGGCGTCGCCCCCGGGGCGACGGAGGCCGAACTGGGCGAGGCGATCGCGACGACCCAGTGGACACCGCGCTACATGACCTGA
- a CDS encoding family 43 glycosylhydrolase, which produces MPTFSNPVLSGSHPDPSICRVGEDFYLVTSSFAFHPGIPVLHSRDLVDWRPLGHVVDRPSQVSLTGLDVADGLWAATIRHHEGTFYVVVALARGRRGSTTYLFTASDPAGPWSDPVVLDAEGIDPSLFFDNGRCWFTACRDAAEPEVTGVGDAQEGAGVAHVRWFEYGPRPAG; this is translated from the coding sequence GTGCCGACCTTCTCCAACCCCGTTCTGTCCGGCAGCCACCCGGACCCCTCGATCTGCCGGGTCGGGGAGGACTTCTACCTGGTCACGTCGTCGTTCGCGTTCCACCCCGGGATCCCGGTCCTGCACAGCCGCGACCTGGTGGACTGGCGGCCGCTCGGGCATGTGGTGGACCGTCCGTCGCAGGTGTCGCTGACCGGCCTCGACGTCGCGGACGGCCTCTGGGCTGCCACGATCCGCCATCACGAGGGCACCTTCTACGTGGTGGTGGCCCTGGCACGCGGCCGCCGGGGCAGCACCACCTACCTGTTCACGGCCTCCGACCCGGCGGGGCCCTGGTCGGACCCGGTCGTCCTGGACGCGGAGGGCATCGACCCGTCCCTGTTCTTCGACAACGGCCGGTGCTGGTTCACCGCCTGCCGCGACGCCGCCGAACCGGAGGTGACCGGCGTCGGCGACGCGCAGGAGGGCGCGGGCGTGGCACACGTGCGGTGGTTCGAGTACGGGCCCCGCCCGGCCGGGTGA